From the Toxoplasma gondii ME49 chromosome VIIa, whole genome shotgun sequence genome, one window contains:
- a CDS encoding kinesin motor domain-containing protein (encoded by transcript TGME49_201230), whose protein sequence is MWTSTHAVSPTPRQRCHPSLSLSSAPSMSSQKGGFVRHRPNAEEECLLPSRRSRLRHSSCHSRVAPRPRARASSREASFPPLGAPYGESFFEGRGDKSSAMPPIWTTFSSPPSQVQASAGGLLSQKENVETAILEVISQAAGKAVQQALADHYSASKKRLQGDEDEEPVTEAMVRIMPGNIGLRAETEGEDGEAENRLLSLPPLTCRFAIDKDVNDPEGRPKIRHVSTEVASEADECNPACQRESSASTMCTKTSAPSFENLSSFSSPAQTARQGHPTPGIYGPAYLVPSLYPQFAACLSPRSSAFPAGLSNFSGFSSERFRSFSGAADLLERHCVTARQRRESLRGPRSSAPADDETGIDTILAQGSLSTTRGKDGEAVQGESGSRRNSVDPSTAERLELRKLLKGVVKLWSTKKKYENMVNRLKEWARDRYLATGELPDRTQLATDRPGLRSQCCQLKASVKQQAANLREQMKSLLPADANIFAAPQKNEDVAPKKPAASYPRQPKTGDKGGSASLLIGEKLERIEHLLTTVERVLPPQAWKDADDSSRSKWLDEQVQVEDSAAIRRLVGTFRQIKAVQSQVSTLLQKQGKCLSPNELLHGNGRSSAGSASGRKEPNATEACEDKKTEHSEGGQETSIEKEQGAERQASEEGQEAQGTAGSSSAGHTTAAVATIPLLKKKLREVTAERDALENRFASVLRLHEKQQRLLVDLAKENEKHLTELLTVRGTHRIFGCVYTPGRDPSGANSWELWGEEDDEESSESGGRGDPAARFAAFEQVEAQAAEELEVRGLGPVDGSGRVSSPDKETEMHLSLVKAFLARRTNSLSTLFFGGSKALPEPGSRRKGKNSAFEFDRVYPADTRVRHLFHGFSDLLQSCVGDGLNFCLVAVGPRTPEKTALLLGRPPSFSSAVGPYCEAKDVGLAQLLSRFVFDELEKVCVKWASEREEETRSRTGRSSIVMSPAPSLKTNEGRRRQRETKSDGHCLPQFSVSVSCLEISRERMKDNFVGDKRLAKKLDIRRDTRTGEVKILNLTTRATPTCNSLLQAISEASSSIPSSVLGGDAEIHSSSLLFIHTEVVNPATREVKRGKIALVDMPSSFSLSLPPELKPAFDAAGRRDEATALRRLISSLSSPSPSTALSLSGREADGEVDLSLNMTFGAIKEIFLAARRTPSTLCPTCRPYASSTESEGARERSKSTASERADSVKGLYHSTCVTQVLEDCLNPSLSRALLLFCLPSHGSSTTDEE, encoded by the exons ATGTGGACCAGCACACACGCTGTGTCGCCGACGCCACGTCAGCGCTGTCAcccctcgctgtctctgtcgtctgccCCGTCGATGTCCAGTCAGAAGGGCGGCTTTGTTCGGCATCGACCtaacgcagaagaagagtgtCTGCTTCCCTCGCGGCGATCACGACTCCGTCACTCAAGCTGTCACTCTCGCGTCGCTCCTAGGCCCCGAGCTCGGGCAAGCTCTCGAGAagcttcctttcctcccttgGGTGCGCCGTACGGAGAAAGCTTTTTTGAAGgtagaggagacaaaagctCTGCGATGCCGCCCATCTGGACGACGTTCTCTTCGCCACCGTCACAGGTTCAGGCGTCAGCCGGCGGTCTGCTATCGCAGAAGGAAAATGTTGAGACCGCAATCCTCGAGGTCATTAGCCAGGCGGCGGGAAAGGCCGTGCAGCAGGCTCTGGCGGACCACTACTCGGCCTCGAAGAAACGGCTACAAGgtgacgaggacgaggaacCCGTCACGGAGGCGATGGTCAGAATCATGCCAGGGAACATCGGGCTCCGCGCGGAGACGGAGggggaagacggagaggcggaaaaccgtctcttgtctcttcctcctttgaCCTGCCGGTTCGCCATCGACAAAGATGTAAACGATCCTGAGGGGCGACCCAAAATCCGACATGTGTCGACGGAAGTGGCTTCTGAAGCAGATGAATGCAATCCCGCGTGTCAGCGGGAAAGCAGCGCCTCGACTATGTGTACAAAAACTTCCGCTCCGTCATTCGAGAATCTATCTTCCTTCTCGAGCCCCGCCCAGACTGCCAGACAGGGGCATCCAACGCCCGGGATCTACGGTCCAGCTTACCTGGTTCCCTCCCTCTATCCCCAGTTCGCCGCTTGCCTGTCTCCCAGGTCTTCAGCCTTTCCTGCGGGACTGTCTAACTTCTCGGGGTTCTCGTCTGAGCGCTTCCGCTCTTTCAGTGGGGCAGCAGACTTGCTGGAGAGACACTGCGTGacggcgaggcagaggagagagtcgtTGCGAGGTCCGAGGAGTAGCGCCCCTGCTGATGACGAGACAGGAATCGATACCATTCTCGCACAGGGGTCGCTTTCAACGACTCGAGGGAAAGACGGTGAAGCAGTTCAAGGCGAAAGCGGAAGTCGAAGGAACTCCGTAGACCCGTCCACTGCGGAGAGGCTCGAATTGAGGAAACTGCTCAAAGGCGTCGTCAAACTCTGGAGTACCAAGAAAAAATACGAA AACATGGTGAATCGCCTCAAAGAGTGGGCTCGAGATCGGTACCTGGCGACTGGCGAGCTGCCAGACCGCACTCAGCTGGCCACAGACAGGCCCGGATTGCGGTCTCAGTGTTGTCAATTGAAGGCCTCGGTGAAGCAACAGGCTGCGAATCTCCGAGAGCAAATGAAAAGTCTTTTGCCTGCCGACGCAAACATTTTCGCTGCCCCG cagaagaacgaagacgtTGCGCCCAAGAAGCCGGCGGCAAGTTATCCGCGGCAACCGAAGACGGGTGACAAAGGAGGCAGTGCTTCCCTTCTGATTGGCGAGAAACTGGAGCGCATAGAGCACTTGCTGACGACCGTCGAACGCGTTTTACCGCCGCAGGCGTGGAAG GACGCGGATGACTCGAGCCGCTCCAAGTGGTTAGACGAGCAAGTCCAAGTGGAGGACTCCGCCGCGATTCGGCGTCTCGTCGGCACCTTT AGACAAATTAAGGCAGTGCAAAGTCAAGTCAGCACTCTCTTGCAGAAGCAAGGCAAGTGTCTGTCTCCCAACGAGCTTCTCCACGGAAACGGTCGCTCTTCTGCGGGAAGCGCATCAGGCAGAAAGGAGCCAAACGCGACAGAGGCGTGTGAGGACAAAAAGACAGAGCACAGTGAAGGTGGGCAGGAGACCTCGATCGAAAAGGAACAAGGTGCCGAGAGACAAGCATCCGAAGAGGGGCAGGAAGCTCAAGGCACTGCgggttcttcctctgccggACACACGACTGCCGCTGTAGCCACTATTCCGCTCCTCAAAAAG AAACTTCGGGAGGTGACGGCGGAACGCGACGCGTTGGAGAACCGGTTCGCTTccgttctgcgtctccacgagaagcagcagaggctgCTGGTCGATCTAGCAAAGGAGAATGAGAAGCACCTCACCGAACTTCTGACGGTGCGCGGTACTCACCGCATTTTCGGCTGCGTGTACACTCCAGGTCGCGACCCGAGCGGCGCCAACAGCTGGGAACtgtggggagaagaggacgacgaggagagtTCTGAGAGtggcgggagaggagacccCGCTGCTCGCTTCGCTGCGTTTGAACAGGTGGAGGCTCAGGCTGCTGAAGAGCTCGAAGTGCGAGGACTCGGGCCAGTCGACGGCAGCGGGCGCGTTTCCAGCCCAGACAAAGAGACTGAgatgcatctctctctcgtaAAGGCGTTCCTTGCCCGTCGTACGaactctctctccactctctttTTTGGAGGCTCGAAAGCACTTCCAGAGCCTGGATCTCGGCGGAAGGGGAAAAACAGTGCGTTTGAATTCGACCGCGTCTACCCAGCAGACACGCGCGTCAGACACCTCTTCCACGGCTTCTCCGATCTCCTTCAAAGTTGTGTAGGCGACGGCCTCAATTT CTGTCTCGTCGCGGTCGGCCCTCGGActccagagaagacggcgcTTCTCCTTGGTCGACCGCcctccttttcgtctgctgtAGGGCCGTATTGCGAGGCCAAGGATGTTGGTCTGGCGCAGCTGCTTTCGCGCTTTGTCTTCGACGAGCTGGAGAAGGTCTGCGTGAAGTGGGCgtcggagagggaagaagaaacaaggagCAGAACCGGCAGGTCGTCCATCGTGATGtcgcctgcgccttctctgaaGACtaacgaagggaggagaagacagagagagacgaagagcgatGGACACTGTCTCCCAcagttctctgtctctgtgagCTGCCTGGAGATCAGTCGAGAGAGGATGAAAGATAATTTCGTCGGAGACAAACGACTCgcgaagaaactcgacaTTCGAAGAGATACACGAACAG GCGAAGTCAAGATTCTGAACCTCACAACTCGGGCCACACCTACGTGCAATTCTCTCCTTCAAGCCATCAGCGAGGCGTCTTCCTCCATTCCGTCCAGTGTTCtcggcggagacgcagaaatccattcttcttctctcctcttcatccACACTGAAGTCGTGAATCCGGCGACGAGGGAAGTGAAGAGGGGCAAGATTGCCTTGGTAGACatgccttcttccttctcgttgtCGCTTCCGCCCGAGTTGAAGCCTGCGTTCGATGCCGCgggaagacgagacgagGCAACAGCTCTAAGGCGactcatttcttctctctcctccccgtctccttccacagcactctctctctccgggagagaagcggacggCGAGGTGGACCTGTCGCTGAACATGACGTTCGGAGCCATCAAAGAAATCTTTCTAG CCGCGAGACGCACTCCTTCCACCCTCTGCCCGACCTGCCGCCCGTACGCTTCCTccacagagagcgaaggcgctcgcgagagaagcaaatcTACAGCGTCGGAACGAGCAGATTCTGTGAAGGGCCTTTACCACTCGACCTGCGTAACTCAGGTGCTGGAAGACTGCTTGAATCCGTCCCTCTCTcgtgcgcttcttctcttttgtctgcCGTCTCACGGGTCGTCGACCACCGATGAAGAGTAG
- a CDS encoding histone lysine methyltransferase, SET, putative (encoded by transcript TGME49_201250~Gene product name based on ToxoDB Community Expert Annotation.) encodes MPAQAAARAGAMPPEDGHPRPPSRSAKVPSGDTKRESDIEAGAQSPLLVIPPPRIDLFPPEPEAGKQVDWLPPHRYAEGLTPELRRNLEERGLRPCSLREVLERRNKMWAKVQMISPEARGEKERLDSLFKQQCVGWGNNQEGWVYGKWNPVILCPDFRQGGLQVSRSGRRQLWECLKSVVEGFVDPRLQICEVVDPTHPVRFATPPQETCYTVVYVGPKIPASRKARVVFGEYTGVVKDGGLVKKRFEYVFDLSFSALAWRRAEEFETASDSSDDDCPSLPSRDSRDEKLSESPVSSGSVTSQSRQLSRLPGGKDRKKSVTVSGRRDAKGLTRVELPARSQFVLDSSEACNEMSLVNHYGTIELLGDCVCKRNSEWQQVFVDGWPHIVLTSIPGVAVEPGDEILADFGNAWFFKVQDASHEAIARELLEYRVGIRTAPSQKLVPARPVECVNRRSDPQLENRARLGEICPYCLSHEHRPCASSLAPSPSTESREPSKMSKSPEEAHGRGREGGAETGRCSSSSGWSAERKSSGEAATPAEKPVSGLCEKLRNDGRGREKADEPRSLSSLSSGFPMCSASTPSQRQSGSRSSPSSSDLLLVTQQLEREKHSSDQASVAAASPDLSLPPAPPPPTAVMTPQPKGNAEEKFVETNTEETGRLAPCSFSGDEVVHCDGCDRPCHLRCLPDPEAILNDWRWYCAVCRMRFFEMSRHLNYKILLSSEALASLEKEGILASVGNREGHEVKWTAAQAGNMGVHALAKTPDGEAAADEVERKKERRPSCGGIEHHSRRRESPEPVAGGRRRAERETEDENPGKAKKWRGSRVSKERSASTGSQRRTGQHGDETEGQETEKEDQTKSEGSPTLLSGRQRSRGLREPRQEEKTRAGAELVGTQNSGVKTELSEMEVLSGDSRSSNIEAPVGVNTDGKGEACSGRRQLASVSDARMPTGSVSLGGEAQEKENKEPLTAVGMEFLNVPLEELGKGSGAMLWNEADEASLSPVAVSQLGCGPLRDGAGTNEGNDVVLRPGSTEATGTEGTCSAESLPECSRSLVGKEQDVFSFFLGSRDTANTSASHTGPPRSDARGKEEKDAKDVSPTGREAHEDCSQSDGPSRVSGAGPLAVVTTTAPSSESDEDGGKEVRVGIRESSPSRGLDRSGAQPTSVDSVRPRARCHSSERRSDANRFDLPPVGIRERRAVFASCNEKASLGRMTPSRVEIVKGDLSSDELQGLQTLHLVDPKGLLGSLQPCDVCYKALGGRASTEVCRLAKRHLSPNWDHPHSTTPSQMKDAILTAFQEKVHSLQDEAKKRAQSVAEEIRQLKMSIAAKAQGHHAHGSGGLGAEKQSHGNGCSGLLCGSQHAGGASKKRPRGVGTAEVLGLQSVRDEKDCRPEDNLPAPLTSGFIPLIGVHLGKTVIDRCFNVGWFEGLITEYSAVAVEDGKWYANQFQVEYEDGDTECLKVEELVHLLAEHGIRHTDPATRHQYKTTTLDKLLSPEILAAKKELNLRFRRCKMLEEKEEPEVARKRKKNGKKAKKTENSEDDADGEKENETEAEVADAGDEAEDEGRTKKDTGGKENTRVPKKGKKPMNEEKGGQLTESEAGSEKKTESETHEEMNMSKEANSSDAEASEASSARHA; translated from the exons ATGCCTGCGCAAGCCGCAGCGCGGGCTGGCGCAATGCCGCCCGAAGACGGACACCCTCGGCCTCCGTCGAGGAGCGCGAAAGTTCCATCTGGCGACACGAAGCGAGAAAGCGACATCGAGGCTGGGGCTCAGTCTCCTCTTTTGGTCATCCCTCCCCCTCGGATAGACCTTTTCCCTCCCGAACCGGAAGCGGGCAAACAGGTCGACTGGCTGCCGCCTCACCGGTATGCTGAGGGCCTGACTCCTGAATTGCGCCGAAACCTGGAGGAAAGAGGCTTGCGCCCTTGCAGTCTGCGAGAGgttctggagagaagaaacaagatgTGGGCGAAAGTTCAG ATGATCAGTCCGGAAGCGCGGGGCGAAAAGGAGCGgctcgactctctcttcaAGCAGCAGTGTGTGGGCTGGGGAAACAACCAGGAGGGCTGGGTCTATGGCAAGTGGAATCCCGTCATTCTTTGCCCGGACTTTCGGCAGGGAGGCTTGCaa gTGTCTCGATCGGGGCGTCGGCAACTGTGGGAGTGCTTGAAGTCCGTCGTCGAGGGCTTTGTCGACCCGCGGCTGCAGATATGTGAAGTCGTGGATCCAACGCACCCCGTTCGCTTCGCTACACCGCCGCAGGAGACGTGCTACACTGTCGTCTACGTCGGACCAAAGATTCCTGCTTCGCGGAAGGCGCGAGTCGTTTTCGGCGAGTATACAGGCGTCGTTAAAGATGGAGGCCTTGTCAAGAAAAG ATTCGAATACGTCTTCGACCTCTCGTTCTCCGCGTTGGCATGGCGCCGCGCCGAGGAGTTCGAAACGGCGTCAGACTCCTCAGATGACGACTGCCCCAGTCTCCCTTCTCGAGATAGCAGGGACGAGAAATTGTCcgagtctcctgtctcctctgggtCTGTCACCTCGCAGTCGCGtcagctgtcgcgtctccctGGAGGGAAGGACCGAAAGAAATCCGTGACTGTGTCGG GACGCCGCGACGCGAAAGGCTTAACAAGAGTCGAGCTGCCAGCCCGCAGTCAGTTCGTCTTGGACTCCTCTGAAGCCTGCAACGAAATGTCTCTCGTCAACCACTACG GCACAATTGAACTGCTCGGCGACTGCGTATGCAAGCGAAACAGCGAATGGCAGCAAGTCTTTGTCGACGGCTGGCCTCATATCGTCCTGACTTCGATTCCTGGAGTGGCGGTTGAGCCGGGTGATGAAATTCTCGCAGATTTCGGGAACGCGTGGTTCTTCAAAGTTCAGGATGCGTCTCACGAAGCTATCGCGAGGGAGCTTCTCGAATACCGCGTCGGAATCCGAACGGCGCCTTCCCAG AAGCTCGTGCCAGCGAGACCGGTGGAGTGCGTGAATCGACGATCGGATCCGCAGCTGGAGAATCGAGCGCGACTTGGAGAGATTTGCCCGTATTGCCTGAGTCATGAACATCGTCCCTGCGCCTCGTCTCTGGCGCCGTCTCCGTCGACGGAGAGTCGCGAGCCGAGCAAGATGTCCAAGAGTCCGGAGGAGGCACATGGCCGCGGGCGAGAGGGCGGCGCCGAGACGGGGAGGTGCTCGTCCTCGTCAGGGTGGAgcgcggagaggaagagcagcggGGAGGCTGCGACACCGGCGGAGAAACCAGTTTCTGGGCTTTGCGAGAAGCTGAGGAACGacgggagaggcagagagaaggccgaTGAACCGCGAAGCCtgtcttccttgtcttccgGTTTCCCCATGTGCTCGGCAAGCACTCCGTCCCAGAGACAAAGTGGATCTCGTTCTTCCCCCTCGAGTTCagaccttcttctcgtcaCGCAGCAgctcgaaagagagaagcacagcTCGGACCAAGCGTCCGTCGCCGCTGCTAGCCCCGACTTGAGTCTGCCTCCCGCCCCGCCGCCACCGACGGCGGTCATGACACCGCAGCCAAAGGGTAACGCGGAAGAGAAGTTCGTGGAAACGAACACGGAGGAAACAGGCCGTCTCGCACCTTGCTCATTTTCAGGGGACGAGGTCGTTCACTGCGACGGATGTGACCGCCCGTGTCACCTGCGGTGCCTGCCGGACCCAGAAGCGATCTTGAATGACTGGCGGTGGTACTGCGCGGTGTGTCGCATGCGCTTTTTCGAGATGTCTCGACACCTCAACTACAAGATTCTTTTGTCTTCTGAAGCGCTCGCGTCCCTCGAGAAAGAGGGCATTCTCGCGTCCgtcggaaacagagagggtCACGAGGTCAAGTGGACTGCCGCGCAGGCCGGGAACATGGGTGTCCACGCGCTCGCGAAGACTCCGGATGGAGAGGCGGCCGCCGACGAagtggaaaggaagaaggagaggcgccCGAGCTGCGGGGGAATCGAGCACCACTCCCGCCGTCGCGAGTCTCCTGAGCCTGTCGCTGGAGGccgaagaagggcagagagagagacggaagatGAGAACCccggaaaagcgaagaagtggagaggaagccgagTCAGCAAAGAGAGGAGCGCGAGCACAGGGTCTCAGAGGAGAACTGGGCAGCatggagacgaaacggaggggcaagagacggagaaagaagaccaGACCAAGTCGGAGGGATCGCCAACTCTTCTGAGTGGTCGGCAGAGGTCGCGAGGGCTGCGAGAACCtcgacaggaagaaaagacgcgTGCAGGAGCGGAACTCGTGGGGACGCAAAACTCGGGAGTGAAGACAGAACTGTCGGAGATGGAAGTATTGAGTGGAGACTCTCGTAGCAGCAACATCGAAGCCCCGGTGGGTGTGAACACAgacggaaaaggagaggcatGCAGCGGCCGGAGACAGCTAGCCTCGGTCTCGGACGCGCGCATGCCGACTGGTTCGGTTTCTCTCGGTGGAGAGgcgcaagagaaagagaacaaggagcCTCTGACGGCAGTCGGCATGGAGTTCCTCAATGTCCCGCTCGAAGAACTCGGAAAGGGCAGCGGAGCCATGCTGTGGaacgaggcagacgaagcatCCCTGTCCCCGGTGGCTGTGTCTCAGCTGGGTTGTGGGCCTTTGAGAGACGGCGCTGGCACAAACGAGGGCAATGACGTTGTTTTGAGGCCTGGGTcgacagaagcgacaggtACCGAGGGAACCTGCAGTGCAGAATCGCTGCCAGAATGCAGTCGTAGCCTCGTCGGCAAGGAACAggacgttttctctttttttctgggtTCTCGTGACACGGCGAACACGAGCGCGTCGCACACTGGTCCGCCTCGATCTGACGCGCGCGGtaaggaagagaaagacgcaaagGATGTATCGCCCACTGGAAGAGAGGCGCATGAAGACTGCTCTCAGTCCGACGGTCCGTCTCGCGTGTCGGGTGCTGGTCCTCTCGCTGTTGTCACGACGACTGCTCCGTCAtcggagagcgacgaggacggaggaaaggaagTGCGAGTGGGCATTCGCgagtcttctccctccaGGGGCCTAGACAGGTCGGGCGCCCAACCGACATCTGTGGACTCTGTCCGGCCTCGCGCGCGCTGTCATTCgtcggagaggagaagcgacgcgaACCGCTTCGACCTTCCACCGGTGGGGattcgcgagagaagagccgtTTTCGCGTCCTGCAACGAAAAGGCGTCTCTGGGGCGAATGACCCCGTCGCGAGTCGAGATTGTAAAGGGGGATCTGTCCAGCGACGAACTGCAAGGACTGCAAACGCTGCACCTCGTCGATCCCAAAGGCTTGCTCGGCAGTTTGCAACCCTGCGATGTCTGCTACAAGGCGCTGGGCGGACGCGCTTCTACCGAGGTCTGCCGGCTCGCGAAGCGCCACCTGTCCCCGAACTGGGATCACCCACACTCGACGACGCCGAGTCAAATGAAGGACGCGATTTTGACGGCCTTCCAGGAGAAGGTCCACAGCCTGCAggacgaggcgaagaagcgcgcgcAGAGTGTCGCGGAAGAGATTCGGCAGCTCAAGATGTCGATCGCGGCCAAGGCTCAGGGACACCACGCCCATGGAAGCGGTGGCCTCGgcgcggagaagcagagccaTGGGAACGGCTGCAGCGGCCTCCTCTGCGGGTCGCAACACGCGGGAGGAGCGTCGAAGAAGCGGCCACGAGGTGTAGGTACAGCTGAAGTGCTGGGCTTGCAGAGTGtccgagacgagaaagactgCAGGCCAGAAGACAACCTGCCAGCTCCTCTCACTTCGGGATTCATTCCACTGATCGGCGTGCACCTCGGGAAGACGGTGATTGACCGATGCTTCAACGTCGGCTGGTTCGAAGGTCTCATCACCGAGTACTCCGCAGTCGCCGTCGAGGACGGCAAGTGGTATGCGAATCAGTTCCAAGTCGAGTAtgaggacggagacacagagtgTCTGAAGGTGGAGGAACTGGTGCACCTGCTGGCTGAGCATGGCATTCGCCACACGGACCCTGCAACTCGCCACCAGTACAAAACTACGACGCTGGACAAGCTTCTCTCGCCGGAGATCCtggcggcgaagaaggagctgAATCTACGTTTCCGAAGGTGCAAGATGttggaggagaaggaggaaccTGAGGTGGCAAGGAAGCGCAAGAAAaacgggaagaaggcgaagaagaccgagaacagcgaagacgacgcggacggagaaaaggaaaacgaaacagaagcgGAAGTGGCTGACGCGGGCGATGAAGCGGAGGACGAAGGCCGAACCAAGAAGGATACTGGGGGAAAGGAAAATACGCGAGTtccgaagaaaggaaagaaacccatgaacgaagagaaaggcggtCAACTTACAGAAAGCGAGGCGGGCtctgagaagaaaacggagagcgagacgcaCGAGGAAATGAATATGTCAAAGGAGGCGAATAGCAGTGACGCCGAAGCCAGTGAAGCGAGCAGCGCCCGGCATGCATAG
- a CDS encoding hypothetical protein (encoded by transcript TGME49_201240) has product MTSHHRGMAASSMYEVTPNKRVAASASAQQSYYHHAPTTSSSTAADASGQESFFSGLSLHDEYRYVMPGTQSKDAASVSSSSTGNFKTVHMYQAEHSTKHTALTGSQASTPMPEEGVPGARLYSVAGTAASSTLSGTRSRAASGSGIPLPELATTSLSYAQRDPQLQQALSLPPVASVPNLGAATGASQKEQYPSSRSYYGLPSNETSPPVLSQGGPIFRSGSHVSAYGTHADVISQTNSMVDRTSSSKDVLAHRQAIRQQIFVDCVSPQEQRPTQTQGTEQTGEDVTERSTVAGAATAPQAPGGTLTGAASSGPQQDRTDSMCASQGPWSGSVSAPRLPVDVEKPQGVTGHGVPGSHTYTYTVGDAEEQSALFGGDATSSSSVNGAQDLSYGYYSCGPAQAPQVHTVQHVPGYYAPGFDYPSALYAPGPVPGSYVTYDGGVAYVQNAPMPGEAYPPATYATSYGGEAYYSHPPFSGTYFLDADGNTYWSSAAPMCGTQVYMQVPEAVGTPVADTSPNEVHVSRQIDVNTGQGGDQRREGISNVVPLAYEAAPRGYSARTGSPRPHQCSVQHLLPSMASYYGSETVQTPRSEDESHRDRTAGRHEGRVQGEGDAARRGKRRVKMNWCCDAF; this is encoded by the exons ATGACGAGCCACCATCGTGGAATGGCGGCCTCTTCCATGTACGAGGTGACACCGAACAAGCGCGTCGCCGCCTCAGCATCAGCCCAGCAGTCGTACTACCACCATGCACCGACAACGTCGTCAAGCACAGCTGCAGATGCCAGTGGCCAAgaatctttcttctctggccTCAGCCTGCATGACGAGTATCGCTACGTAATGCCGGGCACCCAAAGCAAGGACGCGGCCAGCGTGTCGTCTTCGAGCACAG GTAATTTCAAGACTGTGCACATGTACCAAGCTGAGCACTCGACAAAGCACACGGCGCTCACAGGTTCACAGGCGTCGACTCCGATGCCTGAAGAAGGAGTTCCTGGAGCTCGTCTCTATAGCGTAGCGGGAACGGCTGCGTCCTCCACGCTATCTGGCACCAGATCCAGAGCCGCCTCCGGCTCTGGAATTCCACTTCCCGAGCTGGCGACTACGTCACTCAGCTATGCTCAGAGAGATCCGCAGCTCCAGCAGGCGCTGTCTTTGCCGCCTGTGGCTTCGGTGCCCAACCTCGGCGCAGCTACCGGCGCCTCTCAAAAGGAGCAGTATCCCTCGTCACGCAGTTATTACGGCTTGCCGAGCAACGAGACTTCCCCACCAGTTCTCTCTCAGGGAGGGCCGATCTTTCGGTCGGGCTCTCATGTGAGTGCGTacggaacgcatgcagatgtgaTATCGCAGACAAACAGCATGGTGGATCGGACCTCGTCGTCGAAAGACGTTTTGGCTCACAGACAAGCTATCCGCCAGCAGATCTTCGTCGACTGCGTCTCGCCTCAAGAGCAGCGACCCACCCAAACACAAGGAACGGAGCAGACGGGTGAAGATGTGACCGAACGCAGCACAGTGGCCGGCGCCGCTACCGCGCCGCAAGCGCCTGGGGGGACGTTGACTGGTGCAGCGTCTTCAGGTCCGCAACAGGATAGGACTGACTCGATGTGCGCTTCACAAGGCCCGTGGAGTGGCTCTGTCTCGGCACCGAGGCTCCCAGTGGATGTAGAGAAGCCCCAAGGGGTGACAGGCCACGGCGTCCCCGGGAGCCACACATACACCTACACAGTTGGGGATGCAGAAGAGCAGAGTGCCCTCTTTGGAGGCGACGCGACcagctcctcttctgtcAACGGTGCTCAAGATCTGTCCTATGGTTACTACTCTTGCGGACCTGCTCAGGCTCCTCAAGTGCACACTGTGCAACATGTTCCAGGGTACTACGCCCCGGGGTTCGACTACCCTTCAGCCCTGTATGCCCCGGGGCCGGTGCCAGGAAGCTACGTGACCTATGACGGCGGAGTGGCGTACGTTCAGAACGCGCCGATGCCAGGCGAAGCCTATCCTCCCGCCACCTATGCGACGAGCTACGGCGGCGAAGCCTACTACAGTCATCCCCCTTTCAGTGGAACATACTTTCTGGACGCAGATGGCAATACCTACTGGTCCTCCGCCGCTCCGATGTGCGGCACCCAAGTGTACATGCAGGTGCCTGAGGCGGTCGGAACCCCAGTGGCGGACACTTCGCCTAACGAGGTGCATGTTTCTCGTCAAATCGATGTGAACACGGGTCAAGGCGGCGaccaaaggagagaaggcatcTCCAACGTCGTGCCTCTAGCATATGAAGCGGCTCCACGCGGCTATTCTGCGCGCACTGGATCGCCCCGACCCCACCAGTGCTCCGTTCAACATCTTCTGCCTTCGATGGCCTCCTACTACGGCAGCGAAACTGTGCAGACGCCACGCTCTGAGGACGAAAGTCACCGTGACAGGACGGCGGGGAGGCACGAAGGAAGGGTACAGGGGGAGGGCGACGCGGCaaggagaggcaaaagaagGGTGAAAATGAACTGGTGTTGTGACGCATTTTAG